The proteins below come from a single Dermatophilaceae bacterium Soc4.6 genomic window:
- the purB gene encoding adenylosuccinate lyase — protein MSPSATPFADAVPPIALGALDGRYRGAVAPLVEHLSEAALNRTRVHVEVEWLVHLTDHGVVPGVRQLTTSEKAALRGCVSGFGTDEVAELAEIERETVHDVKAVEYFLKRRLAVVAPAPTDRGLTELIHFACTSEDVNNLSYALMVQGAVRSVWLPRATALVDQVADLARELRSVPMLAHTHGQPATPTTLGKELAVLAHRLRRQLARIATAEYLGKLNGATGTYGAHLAAVPDADWPAISRAFVEGLGLTWNPLTTQIESHDWQAELYSDMARFNRVLHNLCTDMWTYISMGYFAQVRGQGTVGSSTMPHKVNPIRFENAEANLEVSNALLDVLASTLVQSRLQRDLTDSSMQRNIGSAFGHSILALDNVARGLAGLDAVPAKMAADLDANWEVLGEAVQSAMRALGAQGVADMDNPYERLKELTRGRRITGDDLREFVAGLGLPDDVSARLGAMTPASYVGAAPELVAFLA, from the coding sequence ATGAGCCCCAGTGCCACGCCATTCGCTGATGCCGTCCCGCCGATCGCCCTCGGCGCGCTCGACGGTCGCTACCGCGGGGCCGTCGCACCGCTGGTCGAGCACCTGTCGGAGGCGGCGCTCAACCGCACTCGCGTGCACGTCGAGGTCGAGTGGCTGGTCCACCTCACCGACCACGGCGTCGTGCCCGGCGTGCGCCAGCTGACGACGAGCGAGAAGGCCGCGCTGCGCGGCTGCGTCTCCGGCTTCGGCACCGACGAGGTGGCCGAGCTGGCCGAGATCGAGCGCGAGACCGTGCACGACGTCAAGGCGGTGGAGTACTTCCTCAAGCGGCGGCTCGCGGTGGTCGCCCCCGCGCCCACCGACCGCGGTCTCACCGAGCTCATCCACTTCGCCTGCACCAGCGAGGACGTCAACAACCTCTCCTACGCCCTCATGGTCCAGGGGGCCGTGCGCTCGGTCTGGCTGCCGCGCGCGACCGCGCTCGTCGACCAGGTCGCCGACCTCGCCCGCGAGCTGAGGTCAGTGCCGATGCTCGCGCACACCCACGGCCAGCCGGCCACGCCCACCACCCTCGGCAAGGAGCTCGCCGTGCTCGCGCACCGGCTGCGCCGACAGCTGGCGCGCATCGCCACCGCGGAGTACCTCGGCAAGCTCAACGGCGCCACCGGCACCTACGGCGCGCACCTGGCCGCGGTCCCCGATGCCGACTGGCCCGCCATCAGCAGAGCCTTCGTCGAGGGCCTGGGCCTGACGTGGAACCCGCTCACGACGCAGATCGAGAGCCACGACTGGCAGGCCGAGCTCTACTCCGACATGGCGCGTTTCAACCGCGTGCTGCACAACCTCTGCACCGACATGTGGACCTACATCTCGATGGGCTACTTCGCGCAGGTGCGGGGCCAGGGCACGGTCGGCAGCTCGACGATGCCCCACAAGGTCAACCCGATCCGCTTCGAGAACGCCGAGGCCAACCTCGAGGTGAGCAACGCCCTGCTCGACGTGCTGGCCTCGACGCTCGTGCAGTCGCGGCTGCAGCGCGACCTCACCGACAGCTCGATGCAGCGCAACATCGGCTCGGCCTTCGGTCACTCGATCCTGGCTCTGGACAACGTCGCTCGCGGTCTCGCCGGGCTCGACGCCGTGCCCGCGAAGATGGCGGCCGACCTCGACGCCAACTGGGAGGTGCTCGGCGAGGCCGTGCAGTCGGCCATGCGGGCCCTCGGTGCGCAGGGGGTCGCCGACATGGACAACCCCTACGAGCGGCTCAAGGAGCTGACCCGCGGGCGCCGGATCACCGGCGACGACCTGCGCGAGTTCGTCGCCGGTCTCGGGCTGCCCGACGACGTCTCCGCACGTCTCGGCGCCATGACCCCGGCGTCCTACGTCGGCGCGGCGCCAGAGCTGGTCGCATTCCTCGCCTGA
- a CDS encoding TIGR00730 family Rossman fold protein codes for MRPLRRVAVFTGSASGHDPRYAAAATDLGHHLATADIGVVYGGAHVGLMGLVADAALAAGGEVVGVIPQALHERELAHNGLTELVTTATMHERKAEMASRADAFVALPGGAGTLEEIFEVWTWQQLGYHDKPVVFYDTAGYWRPLLDALAGMTDAGFVRRPALDALLVADRPDQLLTLLRAQP; via the coding sequence GTGAGGCCGCTGCGTCGCGTCGCGGTCTTCACCGGCTCCGCCTCGGGCCACGACCCCCGGTATGCCGCTGCCGCCACCGATCTCGGTCACCACCTCGCGACGGCCGACATCGGCGTGGTCTACGGGGGGGCCCACGTCGGCCTCATGGGTCTGGTTGCCGACGCGGCCCTCGCCGCCGGCGGTGAGGTCGTCGGCGTCATCCCCCAGGCGCTGCACGAGCGCGAGCTCGCGCACAACGGTCTGACCGAACTCGTCACGACTGCGACGATGCACGAGCGGAAAGCCGAGATGGCCTCTCGTGCAGACGCATTCGTCGCCCTGCCGGGAGGGGCCGGCACCCTCGAGGAGATCTTCGAGGTGTGGACCTGGCAGCAGCTGGGCTATCACGACAAGCCGGTCGTGTTCTACGACACCGCCGGCTACTGGCGGCCCCTGCTCGATGCGCTCGCCGGGATGACCGACGCCGGCTTCGTGCGCCGGCCCGCCCTCGACGCCCTGCTGGTCGCCGACCGGCCCGACCAGCTGCTCACCCTGCTGCGCGCGCAGCCCTGA
- a CDS encoding low molecular weight protein-tyrosine-phosphatase yields the protein MPPDDSRHRPPLHVTFVCSGNICRSPMGDVVLRDLLAEAGLADAVTVDSAGTGGWHVGDGADPRTVRTLRRHGHDGASHVARHFTPDWFDGRDLVLASDSGHVEQLVRLARSDEERERIHLVREYDPVAVAAADLETDDPFYGDDDDFERCYREVEAACRGLVDELRARLGRGEAGRADRPRS from the coding sequence ATGCCCCCCGACGACTCCCGCCACCGGCCACCGTTGCACGTGACCTTCGTCTGCTCCGGCAACATCTGTCGCTCCCCGATGGGTGACGTCGTGCTGCGCGACCTGCTCGCCGAGGCGGGGCTGGCTGACGCGGTCACCGTCGACTCGGCCGGCACCGGCGGGTGGCACGTCGGCGACGGGGCCGACCCCCGCACCGTGCGCACCCTGCGCCGGCACGGCCACGACGGGGCCAGTCATGTCGCGAGACACTTCACCCCCGACTGGTTCGACGGGCGCGACCTGGTGCTGGCGTCCGACTCCGGGCACGTCGAGCAGCTGGTCCGGCTGGCCCGCAGTGACGAGGAGCGCGAGCGCATCCACCTCGTGCGCGAGTACGACCCCGTGGCCGTCGCGGCCGCAGACCTCGAGACCGACGACCCCTTCTACGGCGACGACGACGACTTCGAGCGCTGCTACCGCGAGGTCGAGGCGGCCTGCCGCGGGCTGGTCGACGAGCTGCGCGCGCGGCTCGGGCGCGGCGAGGCCGGTCGGGCTGACAGGCCCCGATCGTGA
- the galE gene encoding UDP-glucose 4-epimerase GalE gives MRVLVSGGAGYIGSHTVLQLITAGHDVVVVDNFGNAKPAVIGRLESLSGETIPVHAFDLTDKDKTEALFASEQIDAVIHFAGLKAVGESVHIPLEYYENNLESTFSLLRAMRRHGCSTLVFSSSATVYGDNAPVPYHEDYEPLSASSPYGRTKVMIEHVLRDVGAIDESLKIAILRYFNPVGAHASGQIGEDPQGIPNNLMPFIAQVAVGRRERLQVFGADYPTADGTCERDYIHVEDLAAGHVAALNVIADAPADQRVRTWNLGTGTGTSVLEVIHAFERASGRPIPYDVVARRGGDLPAYWADPTRAQTELGWHASRTIDDMCADTWRWQSANPQGYDDAG, from the coding sequence ATGCGCGTCCTCGTCAGCGGCGGTGCCGGCTACATCGGCTCCCACACCGTCCTCCAGCTCATCACCGCCGGCCACGACGTGGTCGTGGTCGACAACTTCGGCAACGCGAAGCCCGCCGTCATCGGGCGGCTCGAGTCACTGTCCGGGGAAACCATCCCGGTGCATGCGTTCGACCTCACCGACAAGGACAAGACGGAGGCGCTCTTCGCCTCGGAGCAGATCGACGCGGTCATCCACTTCGCGGGGCTCAAGGCCGTCGGTGAGAGCGTCCACATCCCGCTGGAGTACTACGAGAACAACCTCGAGTCGACCTTCTCGCTGCTGCGGGCGATGCGCCGCCACGGCTGCTCGACCCTCGTCTTCTCGTCGTCGGCGACGGTCTACGGCGACAACGCGCCGGTGCCCTACCACGAGGACTACGAGCCGCTCTCGGCCTCGAGCCCCTACGGCCGCACCAAGGTGATGATCGAGCACGTCCTGCGTGACGTGGGAGCGATCGACGAGTCGCTGAAGATCGCGATCCTGCGCTACTTCAACCCGGTCGGCGCGCACGCGTCCGGACAGATCGGCGAGGACCCGCAGGGCATCCCCAACAACCTCATGCCCTTCATCGCGCAGGTCGCGGTGGGGCGCCGCGAGCGCCTGCAGGTCTTCGGCGCCGACTACCCCACCGCCGACGGCACCTGCGAGCGCGACTACATCCACGTCGAGGACCTCGCCGCCGGTCACGTCGCCGCCCTCAACGTGATCGCCGACGCGCCCGCCGACCAGCGGGTGCGCACGTGGAACCTCGGCACCGGCACGGGCACCTCCGTGCTCGAGGTCATCCACGCCTTCGAGCGGGCGTCGGGGCGCCCCATCCCGTACGACGTCGTCGCCCGCCGCGGCGGCGACCTGCCGGCCTACTGGGCCGACCCCACTCGCGCACAGACCGAGCTCGGCTGGCACGCGAGCCGCACCATCGACGACATGTGCGCCGACACGTGGCGCTGGCAGAGTGCCAACCCGCAGGGCTACGACGACGCGGGCTGA
- a CDS encoding BlaI/MecI/CopY family transcriptional regulator yields MSPLSSTLGGLERAVMDQLWARADGTGATVREVHEVVGTERDLAYTTLMTVLDRLAKKGLVDRVRDGRAWRYTAAASRDRLTADALRTILAPLDPDERRSALRHFLDSCSPAELDDVRRALHDLEERRAAADQP; encoded by the coding sequence ATGAGTCCCCTGTCGTCCACGCTCGGCGGTCTCGAGCGGGCCGTCATGGACCAGCTGTGGGCCCGGGCCGACGGCACCGGGGCGACCGTGCGCGAGGTGCACGAGGTGGTCGGTACCGAGCGCGACCTGGCCTACACGACCCTGATGACCGTGCTCGACCGGCTGGCCAAGAAGGGTCTGGTCGACCGGGTCCGCGACGGGCGGGCCTGGCGCTACACCGCCGCCGCGAGCCGCGACCGGCTCACCGCCGACGCGTTGCGCACGATCCTGGCCCCGCTCGACCCCGACGAGCGGCGTTCGGCCCTGCGGCACTTCCTCGACTCCTGTTCCCCCGCAGAGCTCGACGACGTCCGGCGGGCCCTGCACGATCTCGAGGAGCGGCGGGCGGCGGCCGACCAGCCCTGA
- a CDS encoding ATP-binding cassette domain-containing protein → MSTGVRTPGSGPTEPAARRRRGWWAAYGPSVLLGAGATLSGVALTATSGWLVVRASERPVILTLLTAIVAVRTFGLARPLLRYAERLRSHDRALHALARAREDVARRLVPLTPARLGRRGDLLTGVVDDVTDVTEAAVRAGVPAAGAALTVVVTAGLTALVAPTVALVHLGLLAAVVLVVRLALGVERRGQAQLEQARAQVQRVAGLVTVHRRDLLGIGAGADAQRWLDEAQGQWDAAARAQSRGRALTQAATPVLVGVATAVSAVVVAGLVASRATSPALGALLVLTPVALAEALAPLADAVRAQARAESAGRRLTHLLGATPAVSPTRCTPPAAVPDGPVGLELVGAGAAWAAGGGPDLAPVDLRLPPGSRSLVTGANGTGKSTLLAVLARHLDPSVGSYVVTGAAPSAAAPDTGAVDTGAVDVRDLPLDAVRSRVAVVGDEPWVLATSLRENLRVARPQPDPLSGADLDERLVQGLTRAGLGAWWAGLPDGLDTRLGVGGRGVSGGERARLALARALVSERQVLLLDEPVAHLDPDTARAVLTDLALATAGRTVVLVSHDAVPEGLVDRVITLGGAVPRSRIG, encoded by the coding sequence GTGAGCACCGGTGTCAGGACGCCGGGAAGTGGCCCGACGGAGCCGGCGGCGAGGCGCCGCCGGGGGTGGTGGGCGGCCTACGGCCCGTCCGTGCTGCTGGGTGCCGGCGCGACGCTGTCGGGGGTGGCGCTCACCGCGACGTCGGGGTGGCTGGTCGTGCGCGCGTCGGAGCGGCCGGTCATCCTCACCCTGCTGACGGCGATCGTCGCCGTGCGCACCTTCGGCCTGGCCCGGCCGCTGCTGCGCTACGCCGAGCGGCTGCGCTCGCACGACCGGGCCCTGCACGCGCTGGCCCGCGCCCGCGAGGACGTCGCCCGACGCCTGGTGCCCCTCACCCCCGCCCGGCTGGGACGCCGCGGCGACCTGCTCACCGGGGTCGTCGACGACGTCACCGACGTCACCGAGGCCGCCGTCCGGGCCGGGGTGCCGGCGGCCGGGGCCGCCCTGACCGTGGTCGTGACCGCCGGGCTGACGGCACTCGTCGCCCCGACCGTCGCCCTCGTGCACCTCGGCCTGCTTGCCGCGGTCGTGCTCGTCGTGCGGCTCGCCCTGGGGGTCGAGCGACGCGGCCAGGCCCAGCTGGAGCAGGCACGGGCCCAGGTGCAGCGGGTCGCGGGGCTCGTCACCGTCCACCGCCGGGACCTGCTCGGCATCGGCGCCGGGGCGGACGCGCAGCGGTGGCTCGACGAGGCCCAGGGCCAGTGGGACGCGGCCGCGCGCGCGCAGTCTCGCGGGCGGGCGCTGACCCAGGCCGCCACCCCGGTGCTGGTGGGCGTCGCCACGGCGGTCAGCGCCGTCGTGGTCGCGGGGCTCGTCGCGTCGCGGGCCACCTCGCCCGCGCTGGGCGCCCTGCTCGTGCTGACCCCGGTGGCCCTCGCGGAGGCGCTCGCCCCGCTCGCCGACGCCGTGCGCGCCCAGGCCCGCGCGGAGTCGGCCGGCCGGCGGCTCACCCACCTGCTCGGCGCGACCCCCGCCGTGTCGCCGACCCGGTGCACGCCCCCTGCCGCGGTCCCCGACGGACCCGTCGGGCTCGAGCTGGTGGGCGCCGGCGCCGCGTGGGCGGCCGGGGGCGGGCCCGACCTCGCACCCGTCGACCTGCGGCTGCCGCCCGGGTCGCGCAGCCTCGTCACGGGAGCCAACGGCACCGGCAAGTCCACCCTGCTCGCCGTGCTCGCCCGCCACCTCGACCCCTCGGTGGGGTCGTACGTCGTCACCGGCGCGGCGCCGTCGGCCGCCGCCCCCGACACGGGTGCCGTCGACACGGGTGCCGTCGACGTGCGCGACCTGCCGCTCGATGCCGTCCGCTCCCGCGTCGCGGTGGTCGGCGACGAGCCCTGGGTCCTCGCGACCTCGCTCCGGGAGAACCTGCGGGTCGCCCGCCCCCAGCCCGACCCGCTCAGCGGCGCCGACCTCGACGAGCGCCTCGTCCAGGGCCTGACCCGGGCCGGTCTCGGGGCCTGGTGGGCGGGTCTGCCCGACGGCCTCGACACCCGGCTCGGCGTCGGCGGCCGCGGGGTCTCCGGTGGCGAGCGGGCCCGGCTCGCCCTGGCCCGGGCCCTGGTCTCCGAGCGGCAGGTGCTCCTGCTCGACGAGCCGGTCGCGCACCTCGACCCCGACACCGCGCGGGCCGTCCTCACCGACCTCGCCCTGGCCACCGCCGGTCGCACCGTCGTGCTGGTCAGCCACGACGCGGTGCCCGAGGGTCTCGTCGACCGCGTCATCACCCTCGGCGGGGCCGTCCCGCGCAGCCGCATAGGGTGA
- the cydD gene encoding thiol reductant ABC exporter subunit CydD, protein MARTPRGPVDPRLLTAVPESRAAIGTLGAVGVVTGLLTVAQVIALASLVTELVAGAPVVTPAIVVAVLFVSRGALAGLGERTAAAAAARVSGGLRRRLVAHELSRPGTEAESDLSTLVAQGCSSIEVYVTRYLPTLAAAAVLPPVTLLVLALVDPWSALVVVLTLPLLPLFAALIGRATQDATQRRWRALADLSGHFADVLHGLPTLVGYGRGEAQATAVRAVSERHRRATTATLRIAFLSSTALEVVATISVALVAVIAGVRLAAGDLDLHTGLLAILLAPEAYWPVRRVGAEFHAAADGALALDTVLGRLERPAGVTTPPRRPGALVLDDLTISYAGRPDPVLEHLCLTIPAGPGLTVLTGPSGAGKTTLLEVVAGLREPTAGTVEGPAAHLVAQRPFLLPGTVRSNLLLGSGAAHRGLDTTSAPTDDDLWAALRVVGLDTVVADREGLDTAVGDDGTGWSAGQRARLVLSRALLSTAPLLLLDEPTAHVDADTRDRLDDVVADLARTRCVVAVAHRAGLVDRADHRLVLADGQLTRRSPLPTGARS, encoded by the coding sequence GTGGCACGCACCCCCCGCGGGCCCGTCGACCCCCGGCTGCTGACCGCGGTCCCCGAGAGCCGCGCGGCGATCGGGACCCTCGGTGCCGTCGGAGTCGTCACCGGGCTGCTCACCGTCGCCCAGGTGATCGCCCTGGCCTCCCTGGTGACCGAGCTCGTCGCCGGAGCACCGGTCGTCACCCCGGCGATCGTGGTGGCCGTGCTCTTCGTCAGCCGCGGTGCGCTCGCCGGCCTCGGCGAGCGCACCGCGGCGGCCGCTGCCGCGCGCGTGTCGGGAGGACTGCGTCGGCGCCTCGTTGCGCACGAGCTGTCCCGACCGGGCACGGAGGCCGAGTCAGACCTCAGCACGCTGGTGGCCCAGGGCTGCTCGAGCATCGAGGTCTATGTCACGCGATACCTCCCGACCCTGGCCGCAGCTGCCGTCCTGCCCCCGGTCACCCTCCTCGTGCTCGCTCTGGTCGACCCGTGGAGCGCTCTCGTCGTCGTGCTCACCCTCCCCCTGCTGCCGCTCTTCGCGGCCCTCATCGGCCGGGCCACGCAGGACGCCACCCAGCGCCGGTGGCGCGCCCTGGCCGACCTGTCGGGCCACTTCGCCGACGTGCTGCACGGGCTGCCGACCCTCGTGGGCTACGGCCGGGGGGAGGCCCAGGCCACAGCCGTGCGGGCGGTCAGCGAGCGCCACCGTCGCGCCACCACCGCCACCCTGCGCATCGCCTTCCTCAGCAGCACCGCCCTCGAGGTCGTCGCCACCATCTCGGTCGCCCTCGTCGCCGTGATCGCCGGCGTGCGGCTCGCCGCCGGAGACCTCGACCTGCACACCGGCCTGCTGGCCATCCTCCTCGCCCCCGAGGCCTACTGGCCCGTGCGCCGGGTCGGTGCCGAGTTCCACGCCGCCGCCGACGGCGCCCTGGCCCTCGACACCGTGCTGGGCCGCCTCGAGCGACCCGCGGGCGTGACGACCCCACCCCGCCGACCCGGCGCGCTGGTGCTCGACGACCTCACGATCTCGTATGCCGGTCGGCCCGATCCCGTGCTGGAGCACCTCTGCCTCACGATCCCGGCCGGCCCTGGCCTGACCGTGCTCACCGGCCCCTCGGGCGCCGGGAAGACCACGCTGCTCGAGGTCGTCGCCGGGCTCCGGGAGCCCACCGCCGGCACCGTCGAGGGCCCTGCCGCCCACCTGGTGGCCCAGCGACCCTTCCTCCTGCCCGGCACGGTGCGCAGCAACCTCCTGCTCGGCTCGGGAGCCGCCCACCGCGGCCTCGACACCACCAGCGCCCCGACGGACGACGACCTCTGGGCGGCCCTGCGGGTCGTCGGCCTCGACACGGTGGTCGCCGACCGCGAGGGCCTCGACACCGCTGTCGGTGACGACGGCACGGGCTGGAGCGCCGGGCAGCGTGCCCGGCTGGTCCTGTCCCGGGCGCTGCTGTCCACGGCCCCCCTGCTGCTGCTCGACGAGCCCACTGCGCACGTCGACGCCGACACCCGCGACCGGCTCGACGACGTCGTTGCCGACCTCGCCCGCACGCGGTGCGTCGTGGCCGTGGCCCACCGTGCCGGGCTGGTCGACCGCGCCGACCACCGGCTGGTGCTCGCCGACGGACAGCTCACCCGCCGCAGCCCGCTGCCGACGGGAGCGCGGTCGTGA
- the cydB gene encoding cytochrome d ubiquinol oxidase subunit II: MELTTVWFILIAVLWTGYLTLEGFDFGVGMLLPVLGRGADAVDTERRRRLLLNTIGPVWDGNEVWLLTAGGATFAAFPNWYATLFSGFYLPLLLILVALIVRNLGFEYRHKRDDRSWKRRWDAAIIAGSVLPALLWGVALTNIVHGVPIDSSQEYTGNLFTLLNPVGLLGGLTFVAVFLTHGALFVALKTDGPIRADARRLATRTGVVAAVLALALLATLGAQRGGALSWVASGLAALALVGGLAANRQAREGWAFTGTFVAIAATVAAFFLLLFPDVMPSSLDPAWSLTVTNASSTAYTLKVMTVVAAIFTPLVLAYQSWSYWVFRRRITVAQIPA; this comes from the coding sequence ATGGAGCTCACCACCGTCTGGTTCATCCTCATCGCCGTCCTGTGGACCGGCTACCTCACCCTCGAGGGCTTCGACTTCGGTGTCGGCATGCTGCTGCCGGTGCTGGGGCGTGGGGCGGACGCCGTCGACACCGAGCGGCGACGCCGGTTGCTGCTCAACACGATCGGCCCGGTCTGGGACGGCAACGAGGTCTGGCTGCTCACCGCCGGCGGGGCGACCTTCGCGGCCTTCCCGAACTGGTACGCCACGCTCTTCAGCGGGTTCTACCTCCCGCTGCTGCTGATCCTCGTCGCCCTCATCGTGCGCAACCTCGGCTTCGAGTACCGCCACAAGCGCGATGACCGCTCGTGGAAGCGTCGATGGGACGCCGCGATCATCGCCGGGTCGGTCCTGCCCGCCCTGCTGTGGGGCGTGGCCCTGACCAACATCGTGCACGGTGTGCCGATCGACTCGAGCCAGGAGTACACCGGCAACCTCTTCACCCTGCTCAACCCGGTGGGCCTGCTCGGTGGTCTGACGTTCGTGGCCGTGTTCCTCACGCACGGGGCGCTCTTCGTGGCCCTCAAGACCGACGGCCCGATCCGGGCTGACGCGCGCAGGCTGGCCACCCGCACCGGGGTCGTCGCCGCCGTGCTCGCGCTCGCGCTCCTCGCCACCCTGGGCGCCCAGCGGGGCGGGGCCCTCTCGTGGGTTGCCTCCGGCCTCGCCGCCCTCGCCCTCGTCGGGGGGCTCGCAGCCAACCGGCAGGCCCGCGAGGGCTGGGCCTTCACGGGCACGTTCGTGGCCATCGCCGCCACGGTCGCGGCGTTCTTCCTGCTGCTCTTCCCCGACGTGATGCCGTCGTCACTCGACCCGGCCTGGTCGCTCACGGTGACGAACGCCAGCAGCACCGCCTACACGCTCAAGGTGATGACGGTCGTCGCGGCGATCTTCACCCCGCTGGTCCTGGCCTACCAGTCGTGGAGCTACTGGGTCTTCCGGCGGCGGATCACCGTCGCCCAGATCCCCGCCTGA
- a CDS encoding cytochrome ubiquinol oxidase subunit I: MDAVDLARWQFAIVTVYHFLFVPVTIGLSAIVAWFQTQYVRNHHEEDQRLAGFFGKIFLINFALGLVTGIVQEFQFGMNWSDYSRFVGDIFGAPLAVEALASFFLESTFLGLWVFGRGRLPERLHAATMWVVHVGTLLSAYFILTANSFMQHPVGFRFNPTTGRAEMTDFLALLTNPVQLVTFPHTVLASYLVGGAVVMGVGVWRLLQAKQGAPDVEPTTSSTTVVSEARMYRRAARVGALVTLVAGLAVAVSGDVQGKIMTEVQPMKMASAEALYESSNGGAPFSILTIGSLDGQSEKFSVTVPGLLSFLATGSFDGPVKGIDELKADYQSTYGASGNPLVADSAYVPTIPVTYWTFRLMIGVGMLAALGAMIVLWTTRGGRTPTPSGRRAAVWRWSALVVPFLPVLGNSFGWIFTEAGRQPWLVFGLMSTQTGVSPSVPPWQVLTSMVVFTLLYGVLAVVEMRLVVSAVKAGATPVEPLPDKDDDNAPLAYAY, translated from the coding sequence ATGGATGCTGTAGACCTCGCCCGGTGGCAGTTCGCCATCGTCACCGTCTACCACTTTCTGTTCGTCCCGGTCACGATCGGTCTCTCGGCCATCGTCGCCTGGTTCCAGACGCAGTACGTGCGCAATCACCACGAGGAGGACCAGCGGCTGGCTGGCTTCTTCGGCAAGATCTTCCTCATCAACTTCGCCCTCGGGCTGGTGACGGGCATCGTGCAGGAGTTCCAGTTCGGCATGAACTGGTCGGACTACTCGCGCTTCGTCGGTGACATCTTCGGCGCCCCCCTCGCCGTCGAGGCCCTCGCCTCGTTCTTCCTCGAGTCGACCTTCCTCGGCCTGTGGGTCTTCGGTCGCGGTCGGCTGCCCGAGCGGCTGCACGCCGCCACCATGTGGGTTGTGCACGTCGGCACCCTGCTCTCGGCCTACTTCATCCTCACCGCCAACTCGTTCATGCAGCACCCGGTCGGCTTCCGCTTCAACCCCACCACGGGGCGCGCCGAGATGACCGACTTCCTCGCGCTGCTGACCAACCCGGTGCAGCTCGTGACCTTCCCGCACACCGTGCTCGCCTCCTACCTGGTCGGCGGCGCCGTCGTCATGGGCGTCGGCGTCTGGCGCCTCCTCCAGGCCAAGCAGGGCGCGCCCGACGTCGAGCCCACCACGAGCAGCACGACCGTCGTCTCGGAGGCCCGCATGTACCGCCGGGCCGCCCGCGTCGGCGCCCTCGTCACCCTGGTCGCCGGTCTCGCCGTCGCGGTCTCCGGTGACGTGCAGGGCAAGATCATGACCGAGGTGCAGCCGATGAAGATGGCGTCCGCCGAGGCGCTCTACGAGAGCTCCAACGGCGGAGCGCCCTTCTCCATCCTGACGATCGGCTCGCTCGACGGTCAGTCCGAGAAGTTCTCCGTGACCGTGCCGGGTCTGCTCAGCTTCCTCGCGACGGGCAGCTTCGACGGGCCGGTCAAGGGCATCGACGAGCTCAAGGCCGACTACCAGTCGACGTACGGGGCCTCGGGCAACCCGCTGGTCGCCGACTCGGCCTACGTGCCCACCATCCCTGTGACCTACTGGACCTTCCGGCTGATGATCGGCGTCGGCATGCTCGCGGCCCTCGGCGCGATGATCGTCCTGTGGACCACCCGCGGTGGGCGCACACCGACCCCGAGCGGGCGCCGCGCCGCCGTGTGGCGCTGGTCGGCCCTGGTCGTGCCCTTCCTGCCCGTGCTCGGCAACTCCTTCGGCTGGATCTTCACCGAGGCCGGCCGACAGCCCTGGCTCGTCTTCGGCCTGATGTCGACCCAGACCGGGGTCTCCCCGTCGGTGCCGCCCTGGCAGGTGCTGACCTCGATGGTCGTCTTCACGCTCCTCTACGGCGTGCTGGCCGTCGTCGAGATGCGTCTGGTCGTCTCCGCGGTCAAGGCGGGCGCCACCCCGGTCGAGCCCCTGCCCGACAAGGACGACGACAACGCCCCGCTGGCGTACGCCTACTGA